The following nucleotide sequence is from Paracrocinitomix mangrovi.
GGGCAGGATCATCCTGGTATTTTTTAAGATACATGGATCCGCATAACGAGCAGGCTTTTGTGTCTAAAGAAAAGGCTGAATACTGGAATCAAGTTGACTTGTATATAGGTGGTTCGGAACATGCAACTGGACACTTACTGTATGCCAGATTCTGGACGAAATTCTTATTTGACATGGGCTACATTACTTTTAATGAGCCATTCAAGAAGATGATCAATCAAGGGATGATTTTGGGGAGAAGTAGTCTAATCTACCAAATAGTTCCCCAAAGCAGAACCGGTTCCTTCGTAGGTTCCAAAGTTGCTGAAATTTTTGGAAAATTTAATGTTAAACATGGACTGTTTATATCGGCTGAAAGACTGAATGAATTGAATAGTGAAACCTTAGAAGAGGAAATATGGAAATTGTATCCAGAAGAAATTAGCTCTTCTATTCCAAAAGAGACTAAAATTGAATTTGGACCCAACATAATTACTCATCACGTTGGAATTGAATATGTAGAAAATGACATTCTAAATATTGAAGAGGCTGCAAAGGATCCAAGATTCAATTATTTAAAAGATGCACTTTTTATCCGTAATAAGGACAATACATTCGGTTGTGGATACGAAGTAGATAAAATGTCAAAGCGTTGGCACAATGTAGTCAATCCAGATGTTCTTTGTGAAAAATTTGGAGCGGATACAATGCGTTGTTATGAGATGTTCCTGGGTCCTTTAGAGCAATCAAAACCATGGGATACCCAAGGTATTAATGGAGTACACAACTTTTTACGTAAGTTTTGGAGACTGTTCCATGATGCAGATAACAACCTCAACCTTAGTGAAGGTGAAGCGGATAAAAATGCCTTAAAAACACTACATAAAACAATCAAAAAAGTAACAGATGATTTGGATAGATTTTCGTTCAACACAGCTGTTTCAAATTTTATGATTGCCACTAATGAATTAACTGATCAAAAATGCAACAACAAAGCTGTATTGAGAGAATTAGTGATTTTATTATCACCTTATGCTCCTCACATTGCTGAAGAATTGTGGCAAAGATTAGGAGAAACTGAAAGTGTTACTAAAGCCAAATGGCCAAGCTTTAATCCGGATTATTTAGTAGAAGCTTCACATGCTTATCCGGTATCTTTTAATGGTAAAATGAGGTTTAAAATTGAATTGCCTACCAACTTATCTAAGGAGGATATTGAGAAAGAAGTATTAGCAGCTGAAGAATCTCAAAAGTGGTTAGAAGGTAAAGACCCTAAAAAGGTGATTGTGGTTCCTGGTAAAATTGTGAATGTGGTAATCTAATTAAAAGATCTTAACCATTCTTCTGCTTTCTCAGTTGAACTGAAAAGCTTTACAGGGAATGAGGGTTTATTGAACCCCATGAACATATTACCAATAATCCTACTTACAGCATTGTCAATAACAAATGCGCAAACCTTTACGCCTTTGTTGTTGTCTGATATGTAATAACTTCTTGCGTCTCTACTTACAAAATTTGACTGTCTAATGTCAACCAATAAACGATAATCAGTGCCTTCTGATATCTCAATAGTAGCGCGCACATTTTCCTTAGCATCTTCTAAATTATGCTTGGGAACAGATTTCGTAATACAGTACATGATTCCATTTTTGAAATACACTTTTTCTGTACGTGTTTCTATGATTTTATTTTCAATTGGCATTTCGCTAATTATGAATCTAAGATAATCGAATATTCCACCGGCAAAATATTTTTAACCTAAATGATTAAACCTTTTAGCTAAATGTATGTCAAAAAACAAAAACTTAAAAGATTGGCTATGAAATGTTTAAAATTCACTGTTGCAATTGCAACTATGCTTTGGATGCAAACTGTATCCTTTGCTCAAGAGAAAGATTCATTAGGAGAAATTGGCGATAACCTTGATCTGTTTGCCGTACTAGATGCATTCAAAAATGCAGAAAGTATTGAGGCATTCGAAAAAACTATCAACGATCCTGACCAAAAAATTAATAACCTGGATTTAAATGAGGATGATGAAGTAGATTACATTCAAGTTCACGACGAAGGTGAAGATGATGTACATGCTTTTATTTTGAGAATTGATTTAGGTGAAGGAGATGATGAAACACAAGATGTTGCAGTTATCGAATTAGAGAAATCAGGAGATAATCAAGCCACCATACAAATAGTAGGTGATGAAGAAATCTATGGCACAGATTACATAGTTGAGCCAAAAGAAGATGAGGCTATCACCAAAAGGCTAATGATGCCAAATGTTGTAGTTGTCAATGTGTGGCTTTGGCCCAGTGTGAGATTTGTATACGGACCCACCTATGTAAGATGGAGATCTCCATACAGATGGGGAATTTATCCAAAATGGTGGAGACCATGGAAACCTTACAGATGGGGAGTTTATCACGGATTTCACGCCCATCATCATGCACATTTTCATGTAGTAAAGGTCAGAAGATGTACAAAAGCTCATGGCTTCTATGTGAAGAAAAGAAGAACAGCAGTTAGAATTAAACATCACAAAAATCATCATTCACATCATCCTCATCACAAAACAAGCAATGGTGGTGGAAAATCTCCAAATGTAAAAGCCGGATCAAAAACCTCTCATAGAGGACGAGCAGGAAGAAGACGATAATAAAAAAGGGACATTAACATGTCCCTTTTCTTTTTTTATTCTTTTACCAATCACTTCGTTTCTTGCGAGCCATTACATTAGCAATTAATGCAAATGGCAAATAAGCAAAAACAAGGTCAATAATTATAAACGTCATAGGTGCCGGAATCATTTTAGCGGCAGCAATACCTCCGATTAAGGAAATTACACCGATTAGAAATCCAAAAAAAGCTGGAGCTTTTGTTACCAATCTTGCCGCAAAATACGCACCCGCCAAAGTTCCTAATGCATGTGCCAAAAACACCATTAAAAAGTGCTTAAACTCATACTTGTCTATATTGGCTGCAATGTTATCCATATCTGTTGGATCAACTCCTTCAGGTGGAGCAATAATTGATGGTGAAATGGAAATAATCCCCATATTAACCACCGAGCCAATTATTAGCGCTCCTATAACAACCAATGTATTTCTTAAATATGGATTCATTTTATCTCTTCAGAATTTTACCGGTGTATGATTTACCATCTATCATCATTGAATAAACGTACATACCAGAACCAACTTCTTTTCCTTCACCGTCATTACCATCCCAATTAATAGAATGTGTTCCCGAAACTTGTTGTTCTCTAATCAATTTATTGATAATTCTACCTTGCATATCATATATGTAGACACTTACAAAAGAAGCTGAATTCAGATGATATGTAATAGTAGTGGATTGATCAAATGGATTTGGATAAACAATTACATCTGAATGATGCGGATTTTCTCCACCAAAATTCAAAAACTCAGTAGTTAAACTATCTATATTAATATTTTCATCTCCCGCCCAATAATCCATATAATGATAATAGATCAGGAACATTTCATCTGAAGTATTTAATCCAGCGCCTACAGTAATTGGCGGGCTATTTGGATTATGTGGATTAGTTACAGTATTGTTCCATATCCCTTTTCCAAAAATGTTTGTTCCGGCAGGAATATGTTGCATGTGCTCAAACCAATAAAAATCTTGCCAATCAAAATCCCACTGAGGAATTCTAACAAAATTCAAAGTATCATTACCAGATGTTACTCCCCATGATTCAATATAATGACCTAATAAATGCATGTGAGGAAAAACACTTAACATGGTATAGTCATTTGGAATAGCACCACTTGCAACTGTGATAGTATCAAAGCTATTTGCCGGTATTGAAAAAGACCAATTTTGAATAATAGGTTCGCAAGAAACAGGTCTGTAATTATTTACCGGTTCGTCATAGAAATAAAAATTCACTTTAGTTTGATCAAACTCCCCATAACTTCCCGCAGGATAATGCATTGCCAAAACAATGTCCGTTCCGGCAGTTAACTCCATTCCAGCCGAAAAATTAGCCGTAGAAGGAAAAATAATCGGAGAAGATCCAGGTGTATATCCACCCATAAGTGTACTTGAAACAGGACCCGCACAGTTTCCAGAAGTATCTGTTGCCGGCCATCCGGTATCATCACTATAAACTAGACAATGGTGTACAATTTGTCTGTTACCCGGGATTACTTCAAATGCCTTTACTTTTCTGTTTTGCAATAAATTAGATGGAATCACAAAACATACATAATCATCATCTGAAGAAGTTGCTTTACTCATATAGTTAGGAGCGGTAACCACTAAATCCGGTACTCCGGGTAAAACTTGATCACTGCTATATACAGGTTGCGGAGGTGCTTGACCTAAATCACCCATTTGCGTACCATCCTGAATCCAATCTAAAATGATTTGCTTTTCCTGAGCAGACAACACTCTTTCCTGAGAAAAATGCTGATATCCTGTATCTGCTGTCCACGGTGGCATTATACCGGCATCCACATATGATTCAATCAAAGGAGCATATGTCACCGCATCTGCATAAGACATTAAAGACATAGGCCCTATCCCATTAGGGTTGTGGCATTCTGTACAATGATTATAAAAAACTTCAGCTGCGTGTTCAGCCCACATTGTCTGGGCTTTAGAATAAATAGCTGAACACGTCATCAAGACAAGTACGAATGTTTTTTTCATTTCTTAAAGTTTAGCGCTAAATAGCTACAAGGCAAACAAATATAGCTTAAAATCAGCTAGATATCAAGCATTGAACAATTCACGCGCACAAATGCGAGCTTCTTTATCCGATTTTACTAAATCATCTAGACCCGGATTTTGTACAAAAGATACCTTTTGACAGACTTTTTCATTGATTTCAGCTATCTGATGAAAGGCTATTTGGTTTGTTAAAAAACCATCAACAGTAGCTTCATTTGCTGCATTTAAAACAGCCGGAATATTTCCACCTCTTGCCAAAGCCTCATAGGCCAATTGTAAATTGGTGAAAACCTCCTTGTTGGGACTCTCAAAATTTAGTTGAGGATAATCCATGAAGTTAAATCTTTCAAAATTTGTCTCCAACCTGTTTGGGTAAGACATGGCAAACAAGATAGGTAATTTCATATCCGGTAAACCCATTTGGGCTTTTATCGCACCATCCCTAAACTGCACCAAAGAATGTACAATTGATTCAGGGTGAACAATTACGTCTATTTGCTGTGTATGCAATCCAAAAAGCCATTTAGCTTCAATCACCTCAAGGCCTTTGTTCATCATTGTTGCAGAATCAATGGTGATTTTATCTCCCATTTGCCAATTAGGATGCGCCAAGGCTTGTTCCTTGTTTACCTGTTTAAGCATATCAGAAGTATATCC
It contains:
- a CDS encoding T9SS type A sorting domain-containing protein is translated as MKKTFVLVLMTCSAIYSKAQTMWAEHAAEVFYNHCTECHNPNGIGPMSLMSYADAVTYAPLIESYVDAGIMPPWTADTGYQHFSQERVLSAQEKQIILDWIQDGTQMGDLGQAPPQPVYSSDQVLPGVPDLVVTAPNYMSKATSSDDDYVCFVIPSNLLQNRKVKAFEVIPGNRQIVHHCLVYSDDTGWPATDTSGNCAGPVSSTLMGGYTPGSSPIIFPSTANFSAGMELTAGTDIVLAMHYPAGSYGEFDQTKVNFYFYDEPVNNYRPVSCEPIIQNWSFSIPANSFDTITVASGAIPNDYTMLSVFPHMHLLGHYIESWGVTSGNDTLNFVRIPQWDFDWQDFYWFEHMQHIPAGTNIFGKGIWNNTVTNPHNPNSPPITVGAGLNTSDEMFLIYYHYMDYWAGDENINIDSLTTEFLNFGGENPHHSDVIVYPNPFDQSTTITYHLNSASFVSVYIYDMQGRIINKLIREQQVSGTHSINWDGNDGEGKEVGSGMYVYSMMIDGKSYTGKILKR
- a CDS encoding STAS/SEC14 domain-containing protein; translation: MPIENKIIETRTEKVYFKNGIMYCITKSVPKHNLEDAKENVRATIEISEGTDYRLLVDIRQSNFVSRDARSYYISDNNKGVKVCAFVIDNAVSRIIGNMFMGFNKPSFPVKLFSSTEKAEEWLRSFN
- a CDS encoding 1-deoxy-D-xylulose-5-phosphate reductoisomerase, with product MHKKRLAILGSTGSIGTQALEVIENYPDQFEVSVLTAHNNADLLIEQALKFKPNCVVISNEALYEKVESVLWEEDIKTYTGATALEDVVQMDEVDLVVAGIVGFAGLKPTIKAIEAGKNIALANKETLVVAGEIITKLAREKGVNIYPVDSEHSAIFQCIVGEFQNPIEKIYLTASGGPFRGYTSDMLKQVNKEQALAHPNWQMGDKITIDSATMMNKGLEVIEAKWLFGLHTQQIDVIVHPESIVHSLVQFRDGAIKAQMGLPDMKLPILFAMSYPNRLETNFERFNFMDYPQLNFESPNKEVFTNLQLAYEALARGGNIPAVLNAANEATVDGFLTNQIAFHQIAEINEKVCQKVSFVQNPGLDDLVKSDKEARICARELFNA